GACTTATCTTGAGTATTCTTCCATTGCACAAAATATTGAGAAGCTGCAGACACAACACTTACCACCGTGCGTCTTTTACCTTGCCAAACCAGATCGTTCCTCGCCCCCCATAAAGACCAACAAATCATGGCAATCTCACCCCGTTTTTCATTGCTGAAAGAAGCACAAATCCGATCAAACCAGGTTGTAAAATCAGTGATATTTGCAGCAGAAAAACCAAGAAGCACCACCTGCCAACACTGAGCAGGAAAAGGACATGAAACCAGAGCATGAAACTCAGTTTCATCGTCCATATTACACACAAGGCATGTTCTTtgtacttgaacatgtttaacATGTAATTGACTCAAAGTTGGCAAGCATTGGGACAGAGCTCTCCAAAGCAAGTTGAGAACCTTTGGTGGAACTTTAATTTTCCAAAGTTTATTCCACAAGCTACCACTATTAGCAGGTTGCCATCTTTGTTTCTGCAATTGCAGCAACTTGTATGCACTTCAAACAGTGTACATCCCAGACGCTCTCTGCACCAATAAAGTCTATCTTCACTTTGGTTGTTGTTCAAAGGAATGTTGAGAATACAAGCTTGATCTCGAGTATTAAACAAATCAGTTATGATCTCCATATCCCAAGCTCGCTCATTACTTTTCTTTAGAGATGAAACTTTATTACCAATCAGTGGTAGTGAATCTAAAGTAATAAAATGATTTGCATCATCAAACAACCAAGGCTGCCCCAAAATGCTAACATTATCACCTGAACCGATTGCCCATCTCATCCTAGTAGCAAGCAGATTCTTGGCCTCCCAAATGCTTCTCCAAGCATAGCTTGGATTATCCCCTAGACTAGCATCAAAAAAATTACCCAAAGGGTAATACCGAGCTTTGTAAAGTTTACTAGCCAAGCTATTTGGTTGAGTTAAAAATCTCCAACCTTGTTTACCCAACATAGCAAGATTAAAATCACGAAAATCTCTAAAATATCCCAATCCAACCGAGTCTTTATGCTTAGTCATCTTATCCCAACGCATCCAATGAATACCTTTACCTTGAGAGTTATTTGTATGCCACCAAAATTTAGTAATTGACCGTTCCAGATCCTTAGTCACCTCCATAGGAAGAAGAAAGACACTCATAGCAAAAGTTGGGAGAGATTGCACTACTGTTTTTATGAGTACTTCCTTTCCAGCTCAAGATAGTACTTTTCCATCCCAATTCTGAATTCTCTTTCTGATTTTATCCTTTAGAAAACCCAGAATCAATGTTTTGTTGCGACCCAAAGTGTTAGGAAGACCAAGATAAGTACTGTGTTCATCTGCTTCAACTATTTGAAAAGTATGGCATAGGAGTTGTCGCACAGGCCCTCCAACATTTGTGGGATTGTTTTTTAAGCCAAAAATGTTAGACTAGAAATGTTTTTCTAGTCCAATAATATTGGACTAGAAAAATACACCTTTTATGTCCTAGACTATTATGTACAATGCAAATAGACTCGAATAATTTATCTAGTCCAACTTTGATGGAcataaaatggtatttttgtagtagtgattatattttaataaaaaactgaagctaaaaactaaaaattaggatatatattaaataataatgtgtgaaatcataattatagtatttttaaagaGTGCTATACATTGGAGTGTTTTTTAAAGTAAAAGTGTTAAAAATCGACCATTACAATAAATCAAACTTCAGGCGACAACCCACTTAAATCATTAAATTGATGTTGtggtattttttaacttttgtaCTTCCAAATACTCGTGGAACGTTTTCATTACGCTCGTTTTCGTCAACAAAAGCATCATTTCACCATCAGAGTAATAATATGGGTAAATAGCTGCAAAACCCCCAATACTTTCGTTTTGGTTTCACTAAACTCCCAAAACCTAAATTTGTGcgggtaaacccccaaaactcgtATTCTGTTTGCAATTTACCCTTTCCGTCCAAATTTAGCTGTTAAGTGCCAGGTTGGcttgtccacgtggacacaatatacacgtggcacaattttattggtccacgtaaataattatattaaaaaaattaaaaaaaattctaaataaaaaatatatttttttctttctttttctttttctttctttttctttctttcattttcGTTTTCTTTTCTGTTCAGAtatagtctctctctctctctctctctctctctctctctctctctctatgcaGGTACGTACACCCACGGTCGGCGCCGTCGCCGATGACCACCGTGCCAGGCGCATGACGTTGCTGAAGCTTCCCCGACCCAGGTAAGTCGAGCCCGAgccctcttctctttctttctctctcagcCTTCTTCTCtgtctctgtctctctctctctcattccctctctctctcgatGACGCAGAATAGGTCCATTTGCCATCGACGAGGACCACCGAGCCGGCCACGAGGACCCCAACCTAGGTATCGATAAccaatacctctctctctctcatttaggGTTTTTCGTAATTTTTCTTTGCAATAGATCTGTGTATAAATGTTTTGGGTATTattgtgatttttatttttcagatctgTAAAAAGATAATGGTTGTGGAGAAATAAATTTAGGGTTTTAAGGTTTGTGTTTTTGGACTgaaattttgtgtatatatatgtgtatttgtttattttttggattTGGATTTGTTTAAATTGGTTTgttttgtgtatatatgtgtaaatCGGGGtggtgttttgttttgttttgattttttttttttgtgatttcgATTTGAAAATAGGCTGTGGTGGTGGTTTTGGCACCAGTAGGTGGTGGTGATTTTAGAAATGGTGGGTGGTGGTTTCGGTGGCTGtgaatggtggtggtggtggtgggcaTCTGTGGTGgatgatggtggtggtggtgatgatATTTTTGAAGAGGAGTGATGGTGGTGGTGAGATAGAGAAAGAGATGAAGGAGTTACAGAGAGAGACAgaataagaaagaaaagaaaaaataaagaaagaaaaagaaaaagaaataattttttttaattttaaattaattttattttattttttttttaatttttttaatataattatttacgtggaccaataaaattgtgccacgtgtatattGTGTCCACGAGGACAAGCCAACCTGACACTTAACAACTAAATTTGGACGGAAAGAGTAAATTGTTAACAGAATACGAGTTTTGGGGTTTACCCACACAAATTTAGGTTTTGGGGGTTTAGTGAAACCAAAACGAAAGTATTGGGGGTTTTACCACCATTTactctaataatatataagagtAATTTGCCATATTAAGACTTAAGTTTAACTactagttgtaaataaatacctaagtttaatttttgacggtaataatacttaaattatatttctgtaACTCTGTAGTACCTAAACATTAAATGTTAAGCCATTAAATCCAcctgtcattttcttattggtatatttaaattaatttttttaaaataataaaaatttaataatttcgaccaaaaattaaact
This Cannabis sativa cultivar Pink pepper isolate KNU-18-1 chromosome 6, ASM2916894v1, whole genome shotgun sequence DNA region includes the following protein-coding sequences:
- the LOC133039125 gene encoding uncharacterized protein LOC133039125 is translated as MDDETEFHALVSCPFPAQCWQVVLLGFSAANITDFTTWFDRICASFSNEKRGEIAMICWSLWGARNDLVWQGKRRTVVSVVSAASQYFVQWKNTQDKSNIAHYPSNIAGDGVVSWVKPIENVLKILVAATFDHSSSYGFGLVARDHNGYLVEAKTVYRRGTMAPDMA